In Vibrio marisflavi CECT 7928, the following are encoded in one genomic region:
- a CDS encoding YHYH protein — MRLIQPSIAALFFMGMSFPSLASFTITSGDGEDITDKILQKRSPDCADYVGQYTATAKDVNERQTRTAYLTISVEGNKCTFQSNAIPNHSYNDGYRSFPNEVTPQNQKYQVTQSPRFASSITPISLRTDNAVFLNGVKVDLLAAGCYGVGNGKIGCFDMSQKWRYDPAATYSDFKTDSHNAHAQPDGTYHYHATPNALFINNDKQVSPVIGFAADGYPIYGPFFSDNGNIRQAKSSFQLKTGNRPSGSGNPGGKYDGTYRDDYIFIAGSGDLDECNGMTRDGQYGYYVTNGFPYVINCFKGTPDRSFNKPTPGHHSHERPGPRGHHHRKGPPPPPQGGQWN, encoded by the coding sequence ATGCGCCTAATTCAACCTAGCATTGCTGCCCTGTTCTTCATGGGGATGTCATTTCCATCACTGGCGAGCTTCACCATCACCTCAGGTGATGGTGAAGATATTACCGATAAAATTTTGCAAAAACGTAGTCCTGACTGCGCCGACTATGTGGGACAATATACTGCGACAGCAAAAGACGTAAATGAACGTCAAACAAGAACCGCGTATTTAACAATATCTGTCGAAGGAAATAAGTGTACCTTTCAGAGCAATGCGATACCCAACCATTCATACAATGATGGCTATCGTTCATTTCCCAACGAAGTCACCCCACAGAATCAAAAGTATCAGGTTACTCAAAGTCCACGCTTTGCCTCCTCTATTACACCAATATCACTAAGAACTGATAACGCTGTTTTTCTCAACGGTGTTAAGGTCGATTTGCTTGCCGCAGGATGCTACGGCGTAGGAAACGGCAAAATCGGCTGTTTTGATATGAGCCAAAAATGGCGTTATGACCCAGCAGCAACGTACAGTGACTTCAAAACCGATTCTCACAATGCTCATGCACAGCCCGATGGTACATACCATTATCATGCGACACCAAATGCATTGTTCATCAATAATGACAAACAAGTCTCGCCAGTTATTGGCTTTGCAGCAGACGGTTATCCTATCTATGGTCCTTTCTTTTCAGATAATGGAAACATTCGCCAAGCCAAATCCAGTTTTCAATTGAAAACTGGTAACCGGCCTTCAGGTTCTGGCAACCCCGGAGGGAAATATGATGGCACATATCGAGATGACTATATCTTTATTGCCGGTTCTGGCGATTTAGATGAATGTAATGGCATGACACGCGATGGACAATATGGCTATTATGTAACAAATGGTTTCCCATACGTTATCAATTGTTTTAAAGGAACACCGGACCGATCTTTCAATAAACCCACGCCAGGGCATCATTCTCATGAAAGACCGGGCCCTCGAGGACACCATCATAGAAAAGGACCACCGCCACCACCTCAAGGGGGACAATGGAACTAA
- a CDS encoding multidrug efflux RND transporter permease subunit — MRFTDVFIKRPVLAVSISFLIALLGLQAAFKMPVRQYPKMTNTVVTVTTSYYGASADTIQGFITQPLEQAIAQADNIDYMTSSSVLGTSTITVNMKLNTDPNAALADIMAKVNSVRSQLPSDAEDPTVSVSADSSTAVMYLGFTSKTLNTSQLTDYLERVVNPQLVTVSGVSKVEMYGGTDYALRVWLDPAKMAALNITATDINNVLSENNYQSAAGQATGLFVLYNGDADTQANTASQLKKLVVKEDNGNIVRLGDVAKVTLTKSRDTYRASANGEQAVVAAINATPTANPINIAKDVRKMLPDLEKNLPSTIEMRIMYDSTIAINDSITEVIKTLGEAVLIVLVVITLFLGSFRAVIIPIVTIPLSLIGVAMVMQMFGFSWNLMTLLAMVLAIGLVVDDAIVVLENVDRHIKMGESPFRAAIIGTREIAIPVIAMTLTLVAVYSPIALMGGLTGSLFKEFALTLAGSVFISGILALTLSPMMCSKMFKANQQPGKFESTVHSGLDKLTNKYERMLSAVMLRRPVVIGFAVIVFAVLPVLFKFIPSELAPKEDNGVFMMMGTGEANANLDYLSNTMSDVNKILSKQPEVKFSMVFTGVPQSNQALGIATLVPWGDRTASQAEIAKRVGEEVKSIPGMNVAAFQMPELPGAGSGLPIQLVISTPNSFQNLYSVATDMLDKIKANPMFVFSELDLNFNSATMKINIDKEKAGAYGVTMQDIGKTLSTMMSNAQINRVNIDGRSYEVIPQVERKWRLNPESLKQYYVRSSNGKEVPLSSFVSIKIVGEPRALPHFDQLNSATISMMQAPGTAIGTAIDWVQQTAATTLPKGYSHAYLGESRQYMAEGDALYVTFGLAVAIIFLVLAIQFESLKDPIVILVSVPLAICGALVALAWGAFFGITTMNIYSQVGLITLVGLISKHGILICEVAKEEQLHNQRSKMEAVMIAAKTRLRPILMTTAAMIAGLVPLLYASGAGAHARFNIGLVIVAGLAIGTLFTLFVLPVIYTFLAEKHKPLPIFVEDKDLEKLARIDEAKAACKQLKDSDNPTS; from the coding sequence ATGCGCTTTACAGATGTTTTCATAAAACGTCCGGTTTTAGCGGTATCGATCAGTTTCTTAATTGCGCTGCTTGGTTTGCAAGCAGCCTTTAAGATGCCGGTACGACAATACCCTAAAATGACAAATACCGTAGTTACGGTAACCACTAGCTACTATGGTGCGAGTGCAGATACTATCCAAGGATTTATCACTCAACCCTTAGAGCAAGCTATCGCACAGGCTGACAATATCGACTATATGACGTCGTCTTCCGTTTTGGGAACGTCGACCATTACCGTCAACATGAAGCTCAATACCGATCCAAATGCAGCACTAGCCGACATCATGGCGAAAGTGAACTCGGTTCGCTCACAGCTTCCAAGTGATGCTGAAGACCCAACCGTATCGGTATCAGCTGACTCTAGTACCGCTGTTATGTATCTAGGCTTTACGAGTAAAACGCTCAATACCAGCCAGCTAACAGATTACCTAGAAAGGGTAGTAAACCCTCAGCTAGTGACAGTAAGTGGTGTTTCGAAAGTTGAGATGTACGGTGGTACAGACTACGCTCTGCGTGTTTGGTTAGACCCAGCCAAAATGGCAGCTCTCAACATTACCGCTACCGATATCAACAACGTCCTATCAGAAAACAACTATCAATCGGCTGCAGGTCAGGCGACGGGTTTATTTGTGCTCTATAACGGAGATGCTGATACACAAGCGAATACCGCAAGCCAACTTAAGAAGCTAGTTGTTAAAGAGGACAACGGTAATATTGTCCGCCTAGGCGATGTTGCTAAAGTCACCTTAACGAAAAGTCGTGATACCTATCGCGCAAGTGCGAACGGTGAACAAGCCGTGGTTGCTGCGATCAACGCAACACCAACAGCTAACCCGATCAATATCGCTAAAGACGTGCGTAAGATGTTGCCTGATTTGGAGAAAAACCTTCCAAGCACCATTGAAATGCGCATCATGTATGACTCAACCATCGCAATCAATGATTCGATCACTGAAGTTATCAAGACGTTGGGTGAAGCGGTTCTGATCGTATTAGTGGTCATTACTCTATTCCTTGGCTCATTCCGTGCCGTTATTATCCCGATTGTTACTATTCCGCTGTCACTCATTGGTGTAGCAATGGTGATGCAAATGTTTGGGTTCTCATGGAACTTGATGACATTGCTAGCCATGGTACTCGCGATAGGTCTGGTGGTGGACGATGCCATCGTTGTTCTCGAGAACGTCGATCGGCATATTAAGATGGGAGAATCGCCATTTAGGGCCGCCATTATCGGTACACGTGAAATTGCCATCCCCGTTATTGCAATGACCTTAACTCTTGTCGCGGTATATTCTCCTATCGCGCTAATGGGTGGGTTAACAGGATCGCTGTTTAAAGAGTTTGCCTTAACCTTGGCTGGTTCGGTATTTATCTCGGGCATTTTGGCACTGACTCTATCGCCAATGATGTGTTCGAAGATGTTCAAGGCCAACCAACAACCTGGTAAATTTGAGAGCACTGTTCACTCTGGACTAGATAAACTGACGAACAAGTACGAAAGAATGCTTTCTGCTGTCATGCTTCGTCGCCCTGTTGTGATTGGTTTTGCTGTTATCGTTTTTGCCGTTTTACCTGTGTTGTTTAAGTTCATCCCAAGTGAACTCGCACCGAAAGAAGATAACGGTGTATTTATGATGATGGGCACAGGTGAAGCAAACGCGAACCTAGACTATCTCAGCAATACGATGAGCGATGTGAACAAGATTCTGTCGAAGCAGCCTGAAGTTAAGTTCTCTATGGTATTTACTGGGGTTCCGCAATCTAACCAAGCGTTAGGTATTGCTACTTTGGTTCCTTGGGGAGATAGAACAGCTAGCCAAGCAGAAATTGCCAAACGTGTTGGTGAAGAAGTGAAGAGCATTCCGGGAATGAACGTAGCAGCATTCCAGATGCCTGAACTACCGGGCGCAGGCTCTGGCTTACCAATTCAGTTGGTGATCTCTACACCTAACTCGTTCCAAAACTTGTACAGCGTTGCAACCGATATGCTGGACAAGATCAAAGCCAACCCTATGTTTGTCTTCTCTGAGCTGGATCTAAACTTCAACTCAGCAACGATGAAAATCAACATAGATAAGGAAAAAGCAGGTGCCTACGGCGTGACCATGCAAGACATTGGTAAAACGCTAAGTACCATGATGTCGAATGCACAGATCAACCGTGTCAATATTGATGGCCGTTCGTACGAAGTTATTCCACAGGTGGAACGTAAGTGGCGTCTAAACCCTGAATCCTTGAAGCAATACTATGTTCGCTCTTCAAACGGCAAAGAAGTTCCTCTGAGCAGCTTTGTATCGATCAAAATTGTTGGCGAGCCTCGTGCACTGCCTCACTTCGATCAGTTGAATTCAGCGACAATTAGTATGATGCAAGCACCGGGAACAGCGATTGGTACTGCCATCGACTGGGTACAACAAACCGCAGCTACGACCTTACCTAAAGGTTATAGCCATGCGTACCTAGGCGAATCTAGACAGTACATGGCTGAAGGTGACGCACTGTATGTAACCTTTGGTCTTGCAGTTGCCATCATTTTCTTGGTTCTAGCTATTCAATTTGAATCACTAAAAGATCCGATTGTTATCCTAGTTTCAGTACCACTAGCTATATGTGGTGCGTTGGTAGCACTGGCATGGGGGGCGTTCTTTGGCATAACGACAATGAACATCTACTCGCAAGTTGGATTGATAACCTTGGTCGGTTTGATATCCAAGCACGGTATCTTAATTTGTGAAGTTGCGAAAGAAGAACAGCTACATAACCAGCGTTCTAAGATGGAAGCGGTCATGATTGCTGCGAAGACACGTCTTCGTCCAATCTTAATGACGACAGCTGCGATGATTGCAGGTCTAGTACCGCTGCTATACGCTTCAGGTGCTGGTGCTCACGCTCGCTTTAACATTGGTTTGGTTATCGTTGCTGGTCTTGCGATTGGTACACTGTTCACTCTATTCGTACTACCAGTAATCTACACCTTCTTAGCTGAGAAACATAAGCCTTTACCAATATTTGTCGAAGACAAGGATTTGGAAAAGTTAGCTCGTATTGACGAAGCTAAAGCGGCTTGCAAACAGCTTAAAGATAGCGACAATCCTACTAGCTAG
- a CDS encoding DUF2489 domain-containing protein: MNVTLLAVIGGIIVSGLAIYAGYLLLLLRKQTKLRAKHQQLAIKQRNANIYDNVTTLCMAGIQGQCDLSEISIRIYNIMDYVQGEERVDFSQEYPAISELYEIVKDMARGEERQELPKKERMKQNLLRNKAEVRLSEAITEELKVLKGRVKPLNDQISVQMV, translated from the coding sequence ATGAACGTGACGTTACTTGCTGTGATTGGTGGCATCATAGTCAGCGGTTTAGCTATCTATGCGGGCTATTTGTTATTGCTGCTACGCAAGCAAACCAAATTGCGCGCTAAACACCAGCAGCTTGCTATAAAGCAGCGTAACGCAAATATATACGACAACGTGACCACGTTATGCATGGCAGGCATTCAAGGCCAATGCGACCTGTCGGAAATCAGTATTCGTATATATAACATTATGGATTATGTGCAAGGTGAGGAAAGAGTCGACTTTTCGCAAGAGTATCCTGCTATTAGCGAGCTGTACGAGATTGTTAAGGATATGGCTCGCGGAGAAGAGCGACAAGAGCTCCCTAAAAAAGAGCGTATGAAGCAAAATTTGCTAAGAAATAAAGCTGAAGTGCGCTTAAGTGAAGCGATCACTGAAGAGCTAAAAGTCTTGAAGGGCCGAGTTAAGCCTCTAAACGATCAGATTTCTGTTCAGATGGTATAA
- a CDS encoding TetR/AcrR family transcriptional regulator encodes MSIKEPIDKRQQILAAAEKLVAEFGVQGFSMHKLAKKAGVAAGTIYRYFSDKDHLLNEVRLSVLTRVAEATLSGLNDEMPLKVRFRTIWLNIWEFASSNIETISNRMQYESLPSTCQFNAREQHWHVFAEVHKLFNQGKEQGVFKPLDNEILAVISFEASVELARKHSLGFCELDEEVLEATLDACWDAIITH; translated from the coding sequence ATGTCTATTAAGGAACCTATTGATAAGCGTCAACAAATCTTGGCTGCTGCTGAAAAGCTTGTTGCTGAGTTTGGAGTCCAAGGCTTTTCGATGCACAAACTAGCAAAGAAGGCAGGTGTTGCTGCTGGCACAATCTATCGCTACTTCTCCGACAAAGATCACTTACTCAACGAAGTGAGACTCTCGGTACTTACGCGTGTCGCTGAAGCTACACTTTCTGGCTTGAACGATGAGATGCCGCTGAAAGTGCGATTTCGAACCATATGGCTCAATATATGGGAGTTCGCAAGCTCAAATATAGAGACCATTAGCAATCGCATGCAGTATGAATCGTTGCCATCCACATGCCAATTCAATGCGAGAGAACAACATTGGCATGTATTTGCAGAAGTGCATAAACTTTTTAATCAAGGGAAAGAACAGGGTGTGTTTAAACCTCTTGATAACGAAATCCTTGCTGTAATAAGTTTCGAAGCAAGCGTTGAATTGGCGCGCAAGCACTCTTTAGGCTTCTGTGAGCTTGATGAAGAAGTGCTAGAGGCCACGTTAGACGCGTGCTGGGACGCAATAATCACTCACTAA
- the ubiK gene encoding ubiquinone biosynthesis accessory factor UbiK has product MFDPKKLEQIAKQIQDSMPQPVKDLGTDVEQKVRQVIQGQLNKLDVVSREEFDVQTQVLMRTRQKLTEMEQKLSELEAKLDKGEE; this is encoded by the coding sequence ATGTTTGATCCAAAAAAGCTAGAGCAGATAGCTAAACAAATTCAAGACTCAATGCCACAGCCTGTGAAAGACCTAGGCACAGACGTAGAGCAGAAAGTTCGCCAAGTTATTCAAGGCCAACTCAACAAGCTCGACGTAGTCAGCCGCGAAGAGTTCGACGTGCAGACTCAAGTACTCATGAGAACTAGGCAGAAACTTACTGAAATGGAGCAAAAGCTGTCAGAGCTTGAAGCGAAGTTAGATAAAGGCGAAGAGTAA
- the ilvC gene encoding ketol-acid reductoisomerase, which translates to MANYFNTLNLRQQLDQLGRCRFMDKEEFATEADFLKGKKIVIVGCGAQGLNQGLNLRDSGLNVSYALRQAAIDEQRQSFKNAKDNGFEVGSYENLIPQADLVINLTPDKQHSNVVETVMPLMKNGAALGYSHGFNIVEEGMQIREDLTVVMVAPKCPGTEVREEYKRGFGVPTLLAVHPENDPKGEGWDIAKAWAAGTGGHRAGCLESSFVAEVKSDLLGEQTILCGMLQTGSILCYEKMIAEGVDAGYASKLVQHGWEVVTEALKFGGITHMMDRLSNPAKIKAFELSEELKDLMRPLYNKHMDDIITGHFSKTMMADWAEGDKDLLRWRKETGETAFETSPESDVEISEQEYFDNGIVMIAMVRAGVELAFEAMTSSGIIDESAYYESLHELPLIANLVARKRLYEMNVVISDTAEYGTYLFAHAATPLLRDKFMPSISTDVIGRGLGETSNQVDNSRLIEVNDAIRNHPVEYIGEELRGYMADMKRISVGG; encoded by the coding sequence ATGGCGAACTACTTTAATACTCTGAACCTACGCCAGCAGTTAGATCAGCTAGGCCGCTGTCGCTTTATGGACAAAGAAGAATTTGCAACTGAGGCGGATTTTCTTAAAGGGAAAAAGATAGTCATTGTCGGTTGTGGCGCTCAAGGTTTAAACCAAGGTCTTAACCTGCGTGATTCAGGACTAAACGTTTCTTATGCTCTACGTCAGGCTGCTATCGACGAGCAACGCCAGTCTTTCAAAAATGCTAAAGACAATGGTTTTGAAGTTGGTAGCTATGAAAACCTAATCCCTCAAGCTGATCTTGTTATCAACCTTACTCCAGATAAGCAACACAGCAACGTTGTTGAAACAGTGATGCCGCTAATGAAGAACGGCGCAGCACTAGGTTACTCACACGGCTTCAACATTGTTGAAGAAGGCATGCAAATTCGTGAAGACCTAACCGTTGTTATGGTTGCACCTAAGTGCCCAGGTACAGAAGTACGTGAAGAGTACAAACGTGGCTTTGGCGTACCAACTCTTCTTGCCGTTCACCCAGAAAACGATCCAAAAGGTGAAGGTTGGGACATCGCGAAAGCATGGGCTGCAGGTACAGGTGGTCATCGCGCAGGATGTCTTGAGTCTTCATTTGTAGCTGAAGTGAAATCTGACTTACTAGGTGAACAGACTATCCTATGTGGCATGCTACAAACAGGTTCTATCCTTTGCTACGAGAAAATGATTGCTGAAGGTGTGGATGCAGGTTATGCGAGCAAACTTGTACAGCATGGTTGGGAAGTGGTAACGGAAGCACTTAAGTTCGGTGGCATCACTCATATGATGGACAGACTGTCTAACCCTGCCAAAATCAAAGCATTTGAGCTTTCTGAAGAGCTAAAAGATTTGATGCGTCCACTTTACAACAAGCACATGGATGACATCATCACTGGTCACTTCTCTAAAACGATGATGGCAGACTGGGCTGAAGGTGATAAAGACCTACTTCGTTGGAGAAAAGAAACGGGCGAAACTGCATTTGAAACTAGCCCAGAATCTGACGTAGAAATCTCAGAGCAGGAATACTTCGACAACGGTATTGTGATGATTGCTATGGTTCGCGCTGGTGTTGAGCTTGCGTTCGAAGCAATGACTTCTTCAGGTATCATCGACGAATCAGCTTACTATGAGTCGCTACATGAATTACCGCTAATTGCTAACCTAGTTGCGCGTAAGCGTCTGTATGAAATGAACGTGGTTATTTCTGATACTGCAGAATACGGCACATACCTATTTGCTCATGCAGCAACTCCGCTACTACGTGACAAGTTTATGCCTTCAATTTCGACTGACGTGATTGGACGTGGTTTAGGTGAAACATCTAACCAAGTAGATAACTCTCGTCTAATCGAAGTTAACGATGCAATTCGCAATCACCCAGTAGAGTACATTGGTGAAGAGTTGCGTGGCTATATGGCGGATATGAAGCGTATCTCTGTAGGAGGCTAA
- a CDS encoding efflux RND transporter periplasmic adaptor subunit gives MKKWTLIMLLIALVLFGSVIGINMFKEKKISEFLANRPEPDYPVTVITAKAANWKPVIQAIGFIEPHQGVTLSSEQSGVIKKISFESGQKVKAGQPLVELDSDIEIANLQSSEANLPAAAAKYKRYKDLYQKGSVSQEDFDDAQASYLSLVAQIKSLKATIDQRDIKAPFSGVLGIRNVYLGQYVQPGTEIVQLEDTSVMRLVFTIPQNDISKVQVGQEVDISVDAYPNQVFKGAIKAIEPAVDSQSGLIQIQADIPNSDGKLLSGMFARANILLPEVPNQVTLPQTAITYNLYGDNVYIVRDVDGVKRAKQEVVTVGERTGGVAHILSGVKPGDVVVTSGQIHLSSDSKVKVVKDTATTPPAKIPML, from the coding sequence ATGAAAAAGTGGACCTTGATAATGCTTTTGATAGCGCTGGTACTCTTCGGCAGTGTCATCGGCATTAATATGTTTAAAGAAAAGAAAATATCAGAATTTTTAGCTAACAGACCCGAGCCAGATTACCCTGTGACAGTGATAACTGCGAAGGCAGCAAACTGGAAGCCAGTAATTCAAGCGATCGGCTTTATTGAACCACATCAAGGTGTCACTCTATCGAGTGAGCAAAGTGGTGTAATCAAGAAGATCTCGTTTGAATCTGGACAAAAGGTAAAAGCGGGCCAACCACTTGTCGAGCTAGACTCTGATATTGAAATTGCTAACTTACAGAGCTCTGAAGCCAACCTTCCTGCTGCTGCTGCAAAATATAAGCGCTACAAAGACCTGTATCAAAAAGGCTCAGTATCACAAGAAGATTTCGATGACGCTCAAGCCAGCTACCTTTCTCTTGTTGCTCAAATCAAAAGCTTGAAAGCCACTATCGACCAACGCGATATCAAAGCACCATTCTCCGGTGTTCTCGGTATTCGTAACGTTTATCTTGGTCAATACGTTCAACCTGGTACTGAAATTGTTCAATTGGAAGATACCAGCGTAATGCGTCTTGTATTCACTATTCCACAAAATGACATCTCCAAGGTCCAAGTTGGCCAAGAGGTGGATATTTCTGTTGATGCGTATCCAAACCAAGTCTTTAAGGGTGCTATCAAGGCTATTGAACCTGCCGTAGATTCACAAAGTGGCTTGATTCAAATTCAAGCTGATATACCTAACAGCGATGGCAAGTTGCTAAGTGGTATGTTCGCTCGTGCCAATATCCTGCTACCAGAAGTACCAAATCAGGTTACTCTGCCACAAACAGCGATCACCTATAACTTGTACGGTGACAATGTTTATATTGTGAGAGATGTGGACGGCGTGAAGCGTGCTAAGCAAGAAGTAGTCACTGTCGGTGAGCGTACTGGTGGTGTCGCACATATCCTTAGCGGCGTGAAGCCTGGTGATGTAGTCGTAACTTCAGGGCAAATACACTTGTCGAGCGACTCAAAGGTGAAAGTTGTGAAAGACACAGCAACCACCCCACCAGCTAAAATACCGATGCTGTAA
- the ilvY gene encoding HTH-type transcriptional activator IlvY yields the protein MNLKTLTLFIHLCDSRSFQKSALAMHMSPSALSRQVQKLEENVGQTLFIRDNRSVELTSAGAKLLPVAIRIVSEWKQYLNQFTQDSQILTGDVRIYCSVTASYSYLPELLSEFRLHQPLIEYKLTTGEPIHAIDKVLSNDVDISIAAMPDIWPPKIEFKILGELPYSVIAPVGSSSFSDELLKENPDWEKIPFIIPEAGATRERANRWFKQMKFKPQIYALAGHEATVSMVSLGCGVGIVPDIVLSCSPLKESVQRLKVEPIKPFKLGLCCQKSNLGNPLIQALWKIASDMSFSK from the coding sequence ATGAACCTGAAAACATTAACTCTATTCATTCATTTATGTGATAGCCGAAGCTTTCAAAAGAGTGCTTTAGCCATGCACATGAGCCCTTCAGCGCTAAGCCGTCAGGTGCAAAAACTAGAAGAAAATGTCGGTCAAACTTTGTTCATTCGTGATAATCGTTCTGTCGAGTTAACCAGTGCTGGAGCGAAGCTTTTACCCGTGGCAATCCGGATAGTGTCCGAGTGGAAACAGTATCTAAACCAGTTTACTCAGGACTCGCAGATTTTAACTGGTGACGTAAGAATCTATTGTTCTGTTACAGCAAGTTATAGCTACCTGCCAGAGCTGCTATCTGAGTTTCGTCTACACCAACCATTGATCGAATATAAGCTCACTACGGGTGAGCCAATTCATGCAATTGATAAAGTCCTATCAAATGATGTTGATATTTCCATCGCCGCGATGCCTGATATCTGGCCGCCAAAAATTGAGTTCAAGATTTTAGGTGAGCTTCCTTACTCAGTAATTGCACCTGTAGGTAGCAGTAGCTTTAGTGACGAACTGCTTAAAGAAAATCCCGACTGGGAAAAAATACCATTTATCATCCCAGAAGCGGGGGCAACGAGGGAGCGTGCGAACCGTTGGTTTAAGCAAATGAAGTTTAAGCCGCAAATTTATGCGCTCGCTGGCCATGAAGCGACAGTAAGCATGGTGTCATTAGGGTGTGGCGTAGGAATCGTACCCGATATCGTTTTATCGTGTAGCCCACTCAAAGAAAGTGTACAGAGGCTTAAGGTCGAGCCAATTAAACCCTTCAAGTTGGGGTTGTGTTGCCAAAAGTCGAACCTTGGCAACCCATTAATACAAGCGCTGTGGAAAATCGCTTCAGATATGTCTTTCTCTAAATAA
- the hemN gene encoding oxygen-independent coproporphyrinogen III oxidase: MSQQVEISQKIVWDQSVIEKYNQSGPRYTSYPTALELHEAFTISDLDMACTQYPERPLSLYVHIPFCHTLCYYCGCNKFITRQEQKVNDYLDVLVHEIRQRAFLLQGREVAQLHFGGGTPTYLTKEQLSRVMGALRDEFNFQDKAEISIEVDPREFELDRLDHLVEEGFNRLSIGVQDFNKTVQKLVNREQDEQHIIAMVGRARKLGFDSISLDLIYGLPKQTKESFAETIFKVQSLRPDRLSVFNYAHMPTVFAAQRKINDEDLPPAEEKMAILQDTISTLTRAGYQFIGMDHFALPEDELAIAQTNGELHRNFQGYTTQGDCDLVGFGVSAISMIGDVYSQNRKNLKEYRGQIDEERHALWRGVVLDEDDLIRSHVIKQLICNFNLSKTDVESAYGLKFDEYFKEDLELLAPFVEDKLVEVSSDAIQVTARGRLLIRNICMCFDKYLRNRQRQQQFSKVI; the protein is encoded by the coding sequence ATGTCTCAGCAAGTTGAAATAAGTCAGAAAATAGTGTGGGATCAGAGTGTTATTGAAAAATATAACCAATCTGGACCACGTTATACCTCTTACCCAACAGCGTTAGAGTTGCACGAAGCGTTTACTATTTCCGACTTGGATATGGCGTGCACACAATATCCTGAAAGGCCACTTTCTTTATACGTTCATATCCCTTTTTGTCATACGCTTTGTTACTACTGTGGTTGTAACAAATTCATTACTCGTCAAGAACAAAAGGTGAATGACTACCTTGATGTTCTCGTTCATGAAATCAGACAGCGTGCTTTTTTGCTGCAAGGCAGGGAAGTTGCTCAATTGCATTTTGGCGGTGGTACGCCAACCTATTTGACGAAAGAACAGCTCAGCCGAGTGATGGGTGCGCTACGTGATGAGTTTAACTTTCAGGACAAAGCGGAAATCAGTATTGAAGTCGATCCGCGAGAATTTGAGCTAGATAGGCTAGACCACTTAGTTGAAGAAGGTTTCAACCGTCTTAGTATCGGTGTTCAGGACTTCAACAAAACTGTGCAAAAACTGGTAAACAGAGAGCAGGATGAGCAGCATATTATCGCTATGGTTGGTCGCGCTCGTAAACTTGGCTTTGACTCGATTAGTCTGGATCTTATTTATGGGCTACCGAAGCAAACCAAAGAGTCATTTGCTGAAACCATCTTTAAAGTTCAGTCTTTGAGGCCAGATCGTCTATCCGTATTTAATTATGCTCACATGCCAACAGTTTTTGCTGCGCAAAGAAAAATCAATGATGAAGATTTGCCACCTGCTGAAGAAAAAATGGCGATCTTGCAAGATACCATCTCGACCCTAACTCGGGCTGGTTATCAGTTTATAGGGATGGACCACTTTGCTTTACCTGAAGACGAGCTTGCGATCGCACAGACAAACGGTGAACTACACCGTAATTTCCAAGGGTATACAACTCAAGGTGACTGTGACTTAGTTGGTTTTGGTGTGTCGGCTATCTCTATGATTGGTGATGTTTACTCTCAAAACCGTAAAAACCTGAAAGAATATCGCGGCCAAATCGATGAAGAGCGTCATGCACTTTGGCGCGGTGTCGTTCTTGATGAAGATGATTTGATTCGCAGCCATGTTATCAAACAACTGATCTGCAACTTTAACTTATCTAAAACTGATGTTGAGAGTGCATACGGCCTCAAATTTGACGAGTATTTTAAAGAAGACTTAGAGTTACTCGCGCCTTTTGTTGAAGACAAGCTGGTTGAGGTTAGTTCAGACGCAATACAGGTAACAGCTCGAGGCCGCCTGCTTATACGCAATATTTGTATGTGCTTCGACAAATACTTACGTAACAGACAGCGTCAGCAACAATTCTCAAAAGTTATTTAG